The proteins below come from a single Ictalurus punctatus breed USDA103 chromosome 24, Coco_2.0, whole genome shotgun sequence genomic window:
- the mfsd2ab gene encoding sodium-dependent lysophosphatidylcholine symporter 1-B: MARGAGAEQYSNASMLKKTEPNEVRTGHKSEVNRHLSVCSKLCYAVGGAPYQITGCALGFFLQIYLLDVALLDPFYASVILFVGRAWDAITDPTVGFLVSRTPWTRFGRMMPWIILSTPFAVISYFLIWYVPPVDQAKVVWYLIFYCLFQSLQTCFHVPYSALTMFISAEQKERDSATAYRMTVEVLGTVIGTGIQGQIVGMANTPCIPVGNDLNSTFRNSGSEVNISQPDLSLDKIRNAYMIASGVICAIYILCAIILFCGVKERKETSKVQSKHMSFFRGIRLVMGHGPYAKLVMGFLFTSLAFMLLEGNFALFCSYTLGFRDDFQNVLLVVMLSATLTIPFWQWFLTRFGKKTAVYVGTTIVIPFLITVVLLKSNLIVTYVIAIASGVSIAAAFLLPWSMLPDVVDDFKVLNPESQGHEAIFYSFYVFFTKFASGVSLGISTLSLDFAGYVTRGCTQPKAVDVTLKVLVSAAPVALIIIGLLIFTSYPINEERRQGNRKLLNEQRELELAADSSETELVNVL, translated from the exons ATGGCCAGAGGTGCAGGAGCTGAGCAGTACTCCAACGCCAGCATGCTGAAGAAAACCGAGCCTAATGAAGTCAGAACCGGTCATAAG agtgaAGTGAATCGTCACTTGTCGGTGTGCAGTAAGCTGTGTTATGCCGTAGGAGGAGCGCCTTATCAGATCACAGGATGTGCCTTGGGTTTTTTCCTCCAGATCTATCTCCTAGATGTTGCTCTG CTGGATCCATTCTATGCCTCCGTTATCTTGTTTGTGGGACGAGCCTGGGATGCCATCACCGACCCAACCGTGGGATTCCTGGTCAGCCGGACTCCGTGGACCAGATTTGGGAGGATGATGCCAtg GATCATTCTATCCACTCCTTTTGCAGTCATATCCTACTTTCTCATCTGGTACGTGCCTCCTGTTGATCAGGCCAAAGTCGTCTGGTACCTCATCTTCTACTGCCTCTTCCAGAGTCTGCAAACG TGCTTCCATGTGCCATACTCAGCCCTCACCATGTTCATCAGTGCAGAACAGAAGGAGAGGGATTCAGCCACCGCCTATC GTATGACTGTGGAGGTTTTGGGAACAGTCATTGGCACTGGAATCCAAGGCCAGATCGTGGGGATGGCCAATACACCCTGCATACCAGTTGGAAATGATCTCAACTCCACTTTCCGGAATTCTGGATCTGAGGTCAACATCAGCCAACCAGATCTTTCCCTGGACAAAATA AGAAATGCTTACATGATTGCCTCAGGGGTTATTTGTGCCATTTATATCCTCTGTGCCATCATACTCTTCTGTGGTGTGAAGGAACGCAAAG AAACCTCAAAGGTCCAATCAAAGCACATGTCCTTCTTCCGGGGCATCCGTCTAGTAATGGGCCATGGTCCGTATGCCAAGCTGGTGATGGGCTTCCTGTTCACCTCTCTGGCGTTTATG CTCCTGGAGGGCAACTTTGCTCTGTTCTGTTCCTACACCCTGGGCTTCAGAGATGACTTTCAGAACGTCCTACTGGTCGTCATG CTCTCCGCCACTCTCACCATCCCATTCTGGCAATGGTTCCTTACTCGATTTGGAAAGAAAACCGCCGTCTATGTTGGGACTACA ATCGTGATTCCATTCTTGATCACAGTGGTCCTGTTGAAAAGTAATCTCATCGTGACCTACGTTATTGCCATTGCTTCTGGAGTCAGCATTGCTGCTGCCTTCCTCCTCCCCTG gTCCATGCTTCCTGATGTGGTTGATGACTTCAAAGTTCTGAATCCAGAATCCCAGGGGCATGAAGCCATCTTCTACTCCTTCTATGTGTTCTTCACAAAGTTTGCCTCTGGAGTTTCTTTGGGAATTTCAACTCTAAGCCTTGA TTTTGCCGGATATGTAACGAGAGGTTGCACACAACCAAAAGCAGTGGATGTTACACTGAAGGTTCTGGTCTCTGCTGCTCCAGTTGCACTAATCATCATAGGACTCCTCATCTTTACCTCTTATCCAATCAACGAAGAGAGGAGGCAGGGAAACCGCAAACTGCTCAACGAGCAAAG GGAGCTGGAGTTGGCAGCAGACTCGTCAGAAACCGAGCTGGTCAATGTATTGTAA